The following is a genomic window from Devosia neptuniae.
GCGCGGAAGCACTGGACGCAGCGCTCGACCAGGCCATGCTGATCAAGCCCAAGGGGCATGATTTCGTCATCGACCGCGCAAGGCCGGAACCGGCGCTGGGGCGGCATATGAGTGTGACGGGGGGGTAGCGCTCAACGCCCCTCTATGCGCTCGGCCAATTCCACCACGATGCCGTCGGGGTCGCGGCAGAAGGCGACGCGTTTGAACATTTCGGTGTTATGGGCGGCGCGGGGATATTCGACGATTTCGGTGCCGGTCGCTTCGAGCTCGGCGATCAGGGCATCCACATCGGTGACGGCCAGGGTGAGGTGGCGCATGCCGGCTTCGAGCGGGGGCACGTCGCGCGAACGGGCGATGTGGCCGTTGGGGGCGAAGACCTCGAGCATGCCGCCGCCGGCATCGAGAAAGGCCATTTCGCCACGTGGCTGCTGCTTGCGCAGCACGAGCTTGAGGCCGAGCTGGCCGCAATAGAAGGCGATCGTCCGATCAAGATCGGACGAGGTGACGCCGATATGTTCAAAGCCGACCAGCATGGGTCTACTTGTCGTCGTCGACGACGATGGCGAAATCGAGCGGTAGCGCCGTGGTGTATTTGATCTGCCCCATGGCGAAGGCCGAGCTGACATCGGTCAGATTGATCTTGGAAATCAGGCGCTTGTAGAAGGTGTCGTAGGCGCCGATATCGGGCACGACGACGCGCATCAGGTAATCGACATCGCCGCTCATGCGGTAGAATTCCACGACTTCGGGGAATTCGTCGATGACGCCGGCGAATTTGCGCATCCAGCCTTCATTGTGTTCGTTGGTCTTGACCGAGACGAACACGGTGACGCCGACATTGACCTTGGCCGGATCGAGCACGGCAACGCGGCGCTGGATGACGCCGTCTTCTTCCATCTTCTGGATGCGGCGCCAGCATGGGGTGGTCGAAAGGCCCACCTTGCGGCCGATTTCGGCCACCGGCATGGTCGCATCCTTTTGCAGAAGCGTGAGAATTTTCCGGTCGATCTTGTCCAATGCCATAAACGCCCCCGCGAAATGAGATTTCCAGGACAACGCCATTCCGTCCTGAATTTGGCAGATTAACTGCCACACCCGGCCGTCAAACGCAATAATCTTCCGCTTTTAAAGATGATCGTAATGATCATGTTTATGACCACAGACTGCCGAGCCAACCAAACAAACTGCTGGGGCGCGGATGATCGTCGCGCCAATGGCGCGGTGTGTCGAAGCCACCTGCCCATATCCCCTTGCTGGCTGAGCGGGCGGACTGTTCCTCGCCCCAGTAACGACCTGACGAAATCGCCAGCCCTTCGGCGACCATTGTCGCGGCAATATCCTTGCCGCCGACAGTGCAGACGGCCAGCAGGCGCCCATATTGGTCGTGATCTTCAGGGCGGCAATCGACCTTGCCGGATTTGAGCAATTGGGCCATCCGATCGCGCGCGGTGCGGCCACAGGGCCATTGCCAGCCGTTATGATCATCGCAAGTCTGGGCGTATTCGGGCGCATCGATGCCGAGCAGGCGCACGCGCTCATCGCCCAGGCGGAAGCTATCGCCATCGCTGGCGCGGGCATTGCCGGCAATGGGCGGCGGAGCGGGATCGAGCCAGGCTGCGACGGCCGCGGCGCCACCTAAAAGGATGATTGCCAGCACGGCTCCGAAGCGCCCGCGGAAGGGTCGCATCCAACGTTTATATGAAGCCAGGATTTCACCACCCGTTAACTACGCGCCGCTAGTGTTTTGACCGTGAGCGTAGCGAATGCGTTTCTGGTTCGCATCATTTAGTAACGAGTAAAAGTTTCATGCCGCTTCAGTCGGCTGTCATCGACGCTGACGTTCGCTCGCAAATGGGGCGTGACGGCAAGCGCACGGCGCAAAAAACCGTTCTCGACGCGCGGCAACGCTTGATGTCGAGTTCGGGTACACGCGCGTCCTATGATTTCGAGCTGCTGCACGATTATGCGCAATCGCGCATCTCGGCGGCTTTGCCGATGGCCGCCATCGTGGTCATTCTCTCCGTTGTCGCGAGCCTCTGGGTTCCGGTGGTTTTCACCACGTTATGGGCCGCGGCGGTGTTGCTGGGCCTATTGATCGTGGTGATGGTGGCGAGCCGGTTCCGGCGGAGCGATCCGGCCAAGTTCAACGCCACCAACTGGACCACTACATTCATTGCCGGCGAGATGATCCATGGCCTGTCCTGGTCGCTGCTGGCGCTATTTACGCTGGTGGCACCGGCCGAGACGCTGACGCCGGTGATGTTCGCCATGGTGCTGGTCAGCGTGGCCGCCAATGCGGTGACCACCAATACCCTGCCCCCGGCAACGCTGATGAGCACGCTGCCGGTGACGCTGACGGTGTCGGCAAACCTGATCGCAGTGGGCGGCACGCTCAATTATACGCTGGCGGCCGTAGCGATCTGCGGCGAGGTTTTCTTCGTTTACCTGGCGCGGCAATTGCACAAATCGGAGCTGGAAACGATCACGCACCAGGCCGAAAAGGACGCGCTGATCAACGAGCTCGAGGAAGCCCGACAGATGTCGGACGAGGCACGGCGCCATGCCGAGCAGGCCAATATCGCCAAATCGCAATTCCTGGCCACGATGAGCCACGAATTGCGCACGCCGCTCAATGCGATCATCGGGTTTTCCGAAGTGCTGAAATCGGAGTTGCTGGGGACCCATCAGGTGCCGCAGTACAAGGAATATGCCGGCGATATCCACGCCAGCGGCCAGCACCTGCTCAACCTGATCAATGAATTGCTCGACCTCAGCCGGATCGAGGCGGGCAAGTATGACCTCAATGAAGAGGCCGTCTCGCTGGTCGATATTGCCGAGGATTGCCGGCGCATGATGGAATTGCGCGCCAAATCCAAGGGCATCGAGCTGGCCTATAATGTGGGCAATAACCTGCCCAAGCTGTGGGGCGACGAGCGCGCCATCCGCCAGGTGGTGCTGAACCTGTTGAGCAATGCCATCAAGTTCACGCCGCAGAACGGCAAGGTGACGCTGGTGGTGACGCGCAGCGGCGATGGTGGGCAGTTGGTGTCGGTCAAGGACAATGGGCCGGGCATTCCCGAGGACGAAATCGCCACCGTGCTGTCCTCATTCGGCCAGGGCTCGCTGGCGCAGAAGACCGCCGAACAAGGCGCTGGCCTGGGCCTGCCGATCGTGCAGAAGATCATGGAACTGCACCAGGGCCGGTTCGACCTGTTCTCCAAGCTGCGCTTCGGCACCGAGGTGATCGCCACTTTCCCACGCGCGCGGGTGATGGACGCGCTGGCCCCGGTGGTGGAGAAGAAGAACCGGCTGGAGATTTACTCGGAAGCTGGTTAGGCGGCGTCCCCGCTTTGGCACCGTGTATGCGGAAGCATACCCCCACCCTGCTCGATTACGGACTTAGCTGAGCTAAGTCCTATCTCGCTTCCCTCCCCACAAGGGGGAGGGTGGGCCCGGTGGTTGGTTGCGCCTTGAGCGCTAATTCGCCTTGCCGCTGACCGACGCGCTTTCGAAGGTGGCCATGTTGTTGTGCAGGTGCAGGGCGGTCTTGGCCAGCACTGCAGCGAGGGCGGCGCCGCTCCCCTCCCCTAGGCGCATGCCGAGGTCGAGCAGGCCTTTTTGGCCCATGGCGGCGAGGGCGCGGGCGTGGCCGGATTCGGCGGAGATGTGGGCGAAGAGGCAGTGATCGATGGCGGCCGGATTAACCGCGTGGGCGATGGCTGCGGCGGAGGTGGCGACGAAGCCATCGACAATGACCGGCACCTTCTGATGGCGCGCCGCGAGCAAGGCGCCGAGCATGGCGGCGATTTCGCGGCCGCCGAGGCGGGCAAGGATGGCCAGGGGGTGGTCGAGCTCGTCCTTGTGCAGGGCCAGGGCGCGATCGACGGCGTCGGCCTTGCGGGTGAGGCCGGCATCATCGATGCCGGTGCCTCGGCCGACCCAATCGGCGCCGGTGCCGCCATAAAGGGCGGCGAAGATGGCGGCGGCGACTGTGGTGTTGCCGATGCCCATTTCGCCGATGCAGATCAGGTCGGGCTTACCGGCTATGGCTTCCATGCCATAGGCGATGGTGGCGGCGCACATGCGATCGTCGAGCGCTGCTTCCTGGGTGATATCGCCGGTGGGCAATTCCAGCGCCAGTTCGAACACGCGCAGATTGATTTCGTGCAGCGCGCAAATCTGGGAGATGGCGGCGCCGCCATTGGTGAAATTGGCGACCATTTGCGCGGTGACTTCGCGCGGGAAGGCGGAGACGCCCTGATCGGTGACGCCGTGATTGCCGGCGAAAATGGTAACCATGGGATTGTCGAGGCGCGGCTTGGCGCGGCCCTGCCAGCGGGCGAGGAATTCGACCAGAGTTTCAAGCTGGCCGAGCGAGCCGGCGGGCTTGGTGAGCAGGGAATCGCGCGCGCGCACTGCGGCGACGGCCGCTTCGTCGCCATCGGGAACGATGGTCAAAAGTTCGAGGACATCGGCATAGGCAGGGTTGAGGGCGGGCATGACAGGTCCGGCGGCAGGGTGCTAGGAAGGTGCGGACTTGTTGCGCAGAACGGGATGAAAAGCAATTGAACGGCGACGAGCCAGTCCAAGACCCCGCCCCCAGCATTGACGCCGCCGCGCGCGAGGCCAGCGTGCCGCATGAGCCGGCGGCGGGTATCGGGCTGAAGGACGATTTCATCATGGCGCTGCGGTTTTTCTCGCGGCTGCCGACGGGGGATTCGCCACATCAGAAGCCTGATCTGGGGCGAATTGCCATGGCGCTGCCGCTGGCCAGCATTGCCATCGGCATTGGGCCGGTGGTGCTGCTGATTGGCGGGGTACTGGTGGGATTGCCGGCCTATTTTGCGGCGGCGCTGGCGGTTGGGGCCATGGTGCTGGCGAGCGGGGCGATGGCCGAGGATGCGCTGGCCGATGCCGCCGATGGCCTGTTTGGCGGGCACACGCCCGAGCGGCGGCTCGAGATCATGAAGGATAGCCGGCACGGCACTTATGGGGTGGCGGCGCTGTGCCTGTTTCTCGTGCTGCGGGTGATGGCAGTGGGGTCGATGGCCGAGACCAGTCCGCTGGCGGCGGGGGCGGCGTGGCTGGCGGCGAGCATTGTGGGGCGGTCGGCGGCGCTGTGGGTAGCGGTGGCATTGGCCCCGGCGCGGCGGGATGGCGCTTCGGCGACGGCGGGGCAGTTGAGCTGGCGCAATTTTGCGGTGGGCATGGTGTTTGCCGCCGTGCTGCTGTTTTTGCTGGGTGGTCCGGCATCGAGCATAGCGGGGCTGGTGCTGGCTATTGTGTTGAGCGTGGGAACGGCCTGGGGCTGGACGGCTTTGTGCAAGCGGCTGGTTGGCGGGCAGAGCGGAGATCTGATCGGGGCGCTGGCGGCGCTGATCGAGATTGCGGCGTTCACGGGACTTTTGGTTTTCGCACGCGGCTGAGGCCTTGAAATTACCGCATGAAATGACTTTATCGGCTTGAACGCACGAAAAAGGGATAGGCACAGGCATGATCTTTATCGGCATCGCCATCCTGATCGTGGCCGCCATCACCCTGATGATCAATGCCGATGCGGGCACCCTGGTGGGGCTGAGCCAGGAGCAGACGGCGCGGCTCGTGCCATTGGTGGTCATTCTCATCGTCATCGCGGCGGGCGTGTTCTCGCGGCGCCGGAAATTTTCTGAATTGTTTGGCGGCGTGCTGCTGTGGGCGGGCATTTTTGGCGTCGCCATGCTGAGCTATGCCTATCGCGATGAACTGACCGGCATTGCAGGCCGGGTTGCCGGGGAATTGCGGCCGGGCGTGGCGCTGGTGGATGCCGAGCGCGGCACGGCGACATTCCGGCGCGGTATTGGCGGGCATTTCGAGATCGCCGCGAGCATCAATGGGCATAGGACGCCGATGATTTTCGATACGGGCGCCAGCGCGGTGGTGTTGACGCTGGCCGATGCGCGGGAGGCGGGTATCGACACGGCCAATCTGCGCTTCACCATTCCCGTTTCGACCGCCAATGGCATGGGCCAGGCTGCGCGGGTGAAGCTGGATCAGCTTGAGGTTGGCGGCATTGTGCGCCAGGGCGTAGTCGCCTTCGTCACCGAAGCGGCGGCGCTGGAAACCAGCCTATTGGGCATGACGTTCCTGGAAACGCTCAGCCGCTATAGCGTGACGCAGAATTCGCTGGAACTGGTCGACTAGCTGGCGACCGCGAGAGCGGGACGATCCAC
Proteins encoded in this region:
- a CDS encoding VOC family protein → MLVGFEHIGVTSSDLDRTIAFYCGQLGLKLVLRKQQPRGEMAFLDAGGGMLEVFAPNGHIARSRDVPPLEAGMRHLTLAVTDVDALIAELEATGTEIVEYPRAAHNTEMFKRVAFCRDPDGIVVELAERIEGR
- a CDS encoding Lrp/AsnC family transcriptional regulator, whose translation is MDKIDRKILTLLQKDATMPVAEIGRKVGLSTTPCWRRIQKMEEDGVIQRRVAVLDPAKVNVGVTVFVSVKTNEHNEGWMRKFAGVIDEFPEVVEFYRMSGDVDYLMRVVVPDIGAYDTFYKRLISKINLTDVSSAFAMGQIKYTTALPLDFAIVVDDDK
- a CDS encoding thermonuclease family protein, with the protein product MLAIILLGGAAAVAAWLDPAPPPIAGNARASDGDSFRLGDERVRLLGIDAPEYAQTCDDHNGWQWPCGRTARDRMAQLLKSGKVDCRPEDHDQYGRLLAVCTVGGKDIAATMVAEGLAISSGRYWGEEQSARSASKGIWAGGFDTPRHWRDDHPRPSSLFGWLGSLWS
- a CDS encoding sensor histidine kinase: MPLQSAVIDADVRSQMGRDGKRTAQKTVLDARQRLMSSSGTRASYDFELLHDYAQSRISAALPMAAIVVILSVVASLWVPVVFTTLWAAAVLLGLLIVVMVASRFRRSDPAKFNATNWTTTFIAGEMIHGLSWSLLALFTLVAPAETLTPVMFAMVLVSVAANAVTTNTLPPATLMSTLPVTLTVSANLIAVGGTLNYTLAAVAICGEVFFVYLARQLHKSELETITHQAEKDALINELEEARQMSDEARRHAEQANIAKSQFLATMSHELRTPLNAIIGFSEVLKSELLGTHQVPQYKEYAGDIHASGQHLLNLINELLDLSRIEAGKYDLNEEAVSLVDIAEDCRRMMELRAKSKGIELAYNVGNNLPKLWGDERAIRQVVLNLLSNAIKFTPQNGKVTLVVTRSGDGGQLVSVKDNGPGIPEDEIATVLSSFGQGSLAQKTAEQGAGLGLPIVQKIMELHQGRFDLFSKLRFGTEVIATFPRARVMDALAPVVEKKNRLEIYSEAG
- the cobT gene encoding nicotinate-nucleotide--dimethylbenzimidazole phosphoribosyltransferase; translation: MPALNPAYADVLELLTIVPDGDEAAVAAVRARDSLLTKPAGSLGQLETLVEFLARWQGRAKPRLDNPMVTIFAGNHGVTDQGVSAFPREVTAQMVANFTNGGAAISQICALHEINLRVFELALELPTGDITQEAALDDRMCAATIAYGMEAIAGKPDLICIGEMGIGNTTVAAAIFAALYGGTGADWVGRGTGIDDAGLTRKADAVDRALALHKDELDHPLAILARLGGREIAAMLGALLAARHQKVPVIVDGFVATSAAAIAHAVNPAAIDHCLFAHISAESGHARALAAMGQKGLLDLGMRLGEGSGAALAAVLAKTALHLHNNMATFESASVSGKAN
- a CDS encoding adenosylcobinamide-GDP ribazoletransferase, giving the protein MNGDEPVQDPAPSIDAAAREASVPHEPAAGIGLKDDFIMALRFFSRLPTGDSPHQKPDLGRIAMALPLASIAIGIGPVVLLIGGVLVGLPAYFAAALAVGAMVLASGAMAEDALADAADGLFGGHTPERRLEIMKDSRHGTYGVAALCLFLVLRVMAVGSMAETSPLAAGAAWLAASIVGRSAALWVAVALAPARRDGASATAGQLSWRNFAVGMVFAAVLLFLLGGPASSIAGLVLAIVLSVGTAWGWTALCKRLVGGQSGDLIGALAALIEIAAFTGLLVFARG
- a CDS encoding retropepsin-like aspartic protease family protein; translated protein: MIFIGIAILIVAAITLMINADAGTLVGLSQEQTARLVPLVVILIVIAAGVFSRRRKFSELFGGVLLWAGIFGVAMLSYAYRDELTGIAGRVAGELRPGVALVDAERGTATFRRGIGGHFEIAASINGHRTPMIFDTGASAVVLTLADAREAGIDTANLRFTIPVSTANGMGQAARVKLDQLEVGGIVRQGVVAFVTEAAALETSLLGMTFLETLSRYSVTQNSLELVD